In Clostridium sp. DL-VIII, the following proteins share a genomic window:
- a CDS encoding 5-formyltetrahydrofolate cyclo-ligase → MDYFNAKKTLRKEILKKRENIDIDNKEKMDKEIIRRFCESKYYKDAKHIFIYISYGTEINTRGIIKKALNENKKIYVPRTELDTRIMDAVEITSMDNLIKSSYGILEPSKGEAEINPNELDLIVVPGVAFDRSGGRMGYGAGFYDRYFKKIHEVNVGRITKVALAYDFQVIDKVPMNKQDVPIDYIITEKEFID, encoded by the coding sequence ATGGATTACTTTAATGCTAAAAAGACATTGAGAAAAGAAATATTAAAAAAGCGCGAAAATATAGATATAGATAATAAAGAAAAAATGGACAAGGAGATAATAAGGAGATTTTGTGAAAGTAAGTATTATAAAGATGCAAAACATATATTTATTTATATATCTTACGGTACAGAAATAAATACTAGAGGAATAATCAAAAAAGCTTTAAATGAAAATAAAAAGATTTATGTTCCAAGAACTGAACTTGATACTAGAATTATGGATGCAGTAGAAATTACATCAATGGATAATTTGATAAAAAGTTCCTATGGAATTTTAGAGCCATCAAAGGGAGAAGCAGAGATTAATCCAAATGAGCTTGATTTAATTGTGGTTCCCGGAGTAGCTTTTGATAGAAGTGGTGGAAGAATGGGATATGGTGCTGGATTTTATGATAGGTACTTTAAAAAAATTCATGAAGTAAATGTAGGACGAATTACAAAAGTGGCATTAGCTTATGATTTTCAAGTTATTGATAAGGTACCAATGAATAAACAGGATGTGCCTATAGATTATATTATAACGGAAAAAGAATTCATAGATTAA
- a CDS encoding AraC family transcriptional regulator, with amino-acid sequence MDNSFISDMNIFNNDVSFLIKLRAKPQILEIILKKHTEEVSEGISIEDKRNDLIIWNAMYTREIVEYGILTKYLHPIYNKFYTLIPTINTLKELQELEVKMIDTYINLLINDVEVKDNFVINRILKHLHLNIESQISLKKISKDLNLSEGYISECFKKHMGITIMKYAKKIRIDRAKVLLVTTTSSILEISLILGFHDQSHFNKVFKSFTGVSPSEYRNSNFG; translated from the coding sequence TTGGATAATTCATTTATATCTGATATGAATATTTTTAATAACGATGTATCTTTCTTAATTAAACTTAGAGCCAAACCACAAATCTTGGAAATAATTTTAAAAAAGCATACAGAAGAAGTTTCTGAAGGAATATCTATTGAAGATAAAAGAAATGATTTGATTATCTGGAATGCAATGTATACTCGCGAAATAGTTGAATATGGCATTTTAACAAAATATCTTCATCCAATATATAATAAATTTTATACCTTGATCCCAACCATTAATACCCTAAAAGAACTTCAAGAACTTGAAGTAAAAATGATCGATACTTATATTAACTTGCTCATAAATGATGTTGAAGTGAAAGATAATTTTGTTATAAACAGAATACTAAAACATCTCCACCTTAACATAGAAAGTCAGATCTCTTTAAAAAAAATATCTAAAGATCTAAATTTATCTGAAGGCTATATATCTGAATGCTTTAAAAAACACATGGGTATAACAATTATGAAATATGCTAAAAAAATAAGGATTGATAGAGCTAAAGTACTGCTTGTAACTACTACCAGCAGTATTCTGGAAATAAGTTTAATTCTAGGCTTCCACGATCAAAGCCATTTTAACAAGGTTT
- the ispF gene encoding 2-C-methyl-D-erythritol 2,4-cyclodiphosphate synthase, producing MRVGLGYDVHKLVENRKLILGGVEIPFEKGLLGHSDADVLIHAIMDSLLGACALGDIGRHFPDTDNKFKNISSIALLKDTGKLISDAGYSINNIDATIIAQKPKMLPHIENMRENISKALNIDIDKINIKATTEEGLGFTGEMLGISSQSIASVEKINL from the coding sequence ATGAGAGTTGGACTCGGATATGATGTGCATAAATTAGTTGAGAATAGAAAATTAATTTTAGGTGGAGTTGAAATTCCCTTTGAAAAAGGACTTTTGGGGCATTCTGATGCTGATGTCCTCATTCATGCTATAATGGATTCTTTACTCGGAGCATGTGCACTTGGAGATATTGGCAGACACTTTCCAGATACAGATAATAAATTTAAAAATATCTCTAGCATTGCATTGCTTAAAGATACTGGCAAATTAATTTCGGATGCTGGATATTCAATAAATAATATAGACGCCACAATAATAGCTCAAAAACCTAAAATGCTGCCACATATTGAAAATATGCGTGAGAATATATCAAAAGCTCTTAATATCGATATTGATAAAATTAATATTAAAGCTACAACTGAAGAAGGTCTTGGATTTACTGGTGAAATGCTTGGAATCTCCTCCCAAAGTATAGCTTCTGTTGAAAAAATAAATTTATAA
- the thrS gene encoding threonine--tRNA ligase — MIKVTLKDGSVKELEAGLSVYEIAKSISEGLARNACCGVINGKVVDLRTEVNEDVSLNICTFDSQEGKDTVRHSISHVLAYAVKRLFPETKLAIGPSISNGFYYDFDRETAFTAADLEKLEAEMQKIIKENPTIERSELPRNEALELMKDEPYKVELINDLPEDEVISFYTMGDFTDLCAGPHLLSLKSVKAIKLTRSAGAYWKGNEKNKMLTRIYGTAFLKKSDLDEFLEALEEAKKRDHNKLGRELKLFTTDETIGQGLPLLMPKGAKIVQILQRWVEDEEEKRGYLLTKTPLMAKSDLYKISGHWDHYKDGMFVLGDEEKDDEVFALRPMTCPFQYTVYNAEQHSYRDLPIRYGETSTLFRNEASGEMHGLIRVRQFTLADGHLIVTPEQLEEEFKGVLELIQYLMGTLGIAEKITYRFSKWDPNNTEKYINDPEAWNKTQDTMRNILDHLKINYIEADDEAAFYGPKLDLQFRNVHGKEDTLFTIQIDFALAERFDMSYVDKNGEKKRPYIIHRSSIGCYERTLAMLIEEYAGAFPTWLSPVQAKILPISDKYNDYAETVTKALKNRGIRVEADYRAEKIGYKIREARLERTPYILVVGEKEATNNEVSVRSRKNDDEGAIKLDAFIERIVTEIANKER; from the coding sequence ATGATAAAAGTAACTTTAAAAGATGGTTCAGTTAAAGAACTTGAAGCTGGATTATCAGTTTATGAAATCGCTAAGTCTATTAGTGAAGGTTTAGCTAGAAATGCTTGTTGTGGTGTTATTAACGGGAAAGTGGTAGATCTTAGAACAGAAGTTAATGAAGATGTATCTTTAAATATATGCACCTTTGATTCTCAAGAAGGTAAAGATACAGTAAGACATAGTATCTCACACGTTCTAGCTTATGCTGTAAAAAGATTATTCCCTGAAACAAAATTAGCCATAGGACCTTCTATTTCTAATGGTTTCTATTATGACTTCGATAGAGAAACAGCATTTACTGCTGCTGATTTAGAAAAACTTGAAGCAGAAATGCAAAAAATAATTAAGGAAAATCCAACTATAGAAAGATCTGAACTTCCAAGAAATGAAGCTTTAGAATTAATGAAAGATGAACCTTATAAAGTAGAATTAATAAACGATCTTCCAGAAGATGAAGTAATCTCTTTCTATACAATGGGTGACTTCACTGATTTATGCGCTGGGCCTCACCTTTTATCCTTAAAATCAGTAAAAGCGATAAAACTTACTAGAAGTGCTGGTGCTTACTGGAAAGGCAATGAAAAAAATAAAATGCTTACTAGAATTTATGGTACTGCCTTCTTAAAGAAATCTGATTTAGATGAATTCTTAGAAGCTTTAGAAGAAGCTAAAAAGAGAGATCATAATAAACTTGGTAGAGAATTAAAATTATTTACTACTGATGAAACTATAGGTCAAGGCCTTCCATTATTAATGCCTAAAGGAGCTAAAATAGTTCAAATTCTTCAAAGATGGGTTGAAGATGAAGAAGAAAAAAGAGGTTACCTTTTAACTAAGACTCCTCTTATGGCTAAGAGTGATTTATATAAGATTTCTGGTCACTGGGATCACTATAAAGATGGTATGTTTGTATTAGGTGATGAGGAAAAAGATGATGAAGTATTTGCTTTAAGACCAATGACTTGCCCATTCCAATATACAGTTTATAATGCTGAACAACACAGCTATAGAGATCTTCCAATCAGATATGGTGAAACTTCTACTTTATTTAGAAATGAAGCTTCAGGCGAAATGCATGGTCTTATAAGAGTTAGACAATTCACTTTAGCTGATGGTCACTTAATTGTTACACCTGAACAATTGGAAGAAGAATTTAAAGGTGTACTTGAATTAATTCAATATTTAATGGGAACTTTAGGAATTGCTGAAAAAATAACTTATAGATTCTCCAAATGGGATCCAAACAATACTGAAAAATATATCAATGATCCTGAGGCTTGGAACAAAACTCAAGATACAATGAGAAATATTTTGGATCACTTAAAGATTAATTATATTGAAGCTGATGATGAAGCTGCCTTCTATGGTCCAAAACTTGATTTACAATTTAGAAATGTTCATGGTAAAGAAGACACATTATTCACAATTCAAATTGATTTTGCTTTAGCTGAAAGATTTGATATGAGTTACGTAGACAAAAATGGAGAGAAGAAACGTCCATATATAATTCATAGATCATCAATTGGATGTTATGAAAGAACTTTAGCTATGCTTATAGAAGAATATGCTGGTGCTTTCCCAACATGGTTATCTCCAGTTCAAGCAAAGATACTTCCAATCTCTGATAAGTACAATGATTATGCTGAAACAGTTACAAAAGCATTAAAAAATAGAGGTATTAGAGTTGAAGCTGACTATAGAGCTGAAAAAATTGGTTACAAGATTAGAGAAGCAAGACTTGAAAGAACTCCTTACATCTTAGTTGTTGGCGAAAAAGAAGCTACAAACAATGAAGTTTCTGTAAGAAGCAGAAAAAATGATGATGAAGGTGCTATTAAGTTAGATGCATTTATTGAAAGAATTGTTACTGAAATAGCTAATAAAGAAAGATAG
- a CDS encoding HNH endonuclease signature motif containing protein, translating to MSLCEICNSEADIHHIVHRSEGGFDIELNYKYLCPSHHRGKYGPHQSKEVDLRYKLDLQNRLYDMLKKDYYSFKELALELNIPKNTLKRITKNLKLYKEGYKKSEVIFKIMGENFYSEEMIVNLTLDKLIEDNY from the coding sequence TTGTCTTTATGTGAAATATGTAATTCTGAAGCTGATATACATCATATTGTTCACAGAAGTGAAGGTGGCTTTGATATAGAATTGAATTATAAATATTTATGTCCATCTCATCATCGCGGGAAGTATGGTCCCCATCAATCCAAAGAAGTTGATCTTAGATATAAATTAGATCTTCAAAATAGGCTATATGATATGTTAAAAAAAGATTACTACTCTTTTAAGGAATTAGCATTGGAATTAAATATTCCTAAAAATACCCTTAAAAGAATAACTAAAAATTTGAAGCTTTATAAAGAAGGTTATAAAAAATCAGAAGTGATTTTCAAAATAATGGGCGAAAATTTCTATTCGGAAGAAATGATTGTTAATTTAACTCTAGATAAATTGATTGAAGATAATTATTAA
- a CDS encoding HutD family protein: MNCNVELIKQEGYKPTFWSGGMATELTTYPANSDYASRNFLWRLGVAKIDIPESTFSSLPNVSRKFMVTEGQITLEHENKYSKLLKPFDQDGFMGDWNTKTYGKASVFNLMTKENYNGELVHLSILPKKQLKFKHKTTLNKDLVALCFYVINGNFKCTIDNKPYNVRTNDLLVINNINARSIYEFIFSNNCFDTTNIIASIIYRY; the protein is encoded by the coding sequence ATGAACTGCAATGTTGAATTAATAAAACAAGAAGGTTATAAGCCAACATTTTGGTCAGGAGGTATGGCTACAGAATTAACAACATATCCAGCAAATTCTGATTATGCAAGCAGGAATTTTTTATGGAGACTTGGTGTTGCTAAAATTGATATCCCTGAATCTACTTTTAGCAGTCTTCCAAATGTTTCGCGTAAATTCATGGTTACTGAAGGCCAGATAACCCTTGAACATGAAAATAAATATTCAAAATTACTCAAACCTTTTGATCAAGATGGTTTCATGGGAGATTGGAATACCAAAACTTATGGCAAAGCCTCTGTTTTTAATTTGATGACGAAAGAAAATTATAATGGAGAACTAGTTCACTTAAGTATTTTGCCCAAAAAACAACTTAAGTTTAAACATAAGACAACCCTTAATAAAGATCTAGTAGCTCTGTGCTTTTATGTGATAAATGGCAATTTTAAATGTACTATAGACAATAAGCCTTATAATGTTAGAACTAATGACTTATTAGTAATCAATAACATTAATGCCCGGTCAATATATGAATTTATTTTCTCCAATAATTGCTTTGATACCACTAACATTATTGCAAGTATAATATATCGTTACTAA
- a CDS encoding anti-sigma factor domain-containing protein translates to MENSSFNKNRYVFASMPVMSLIGDSVDESKSRQIALFLNELNMYNVLLKDLINFPLKERERNVALNIAFYITNDEELLEVVARKKELPISKVSKATRIKADYLEKCKDYIIAYYIILVNPNYKCIQDSLNIKLKEDDKIISISGKNKNLHKGLVIKLFKRSAYILTSKGEFIKIKPDGEVKIGEVCEGKEKKLLGDFKIHISILLVILIMIASGIIVEYRRTQSIIVIETTSRIKISINKSNKVIYAYSDTDKGKELIESTNILNDGVDDAIAKMLEYASDNNMIDSSKKVLITISGQPIKYGLLSETDKVISKDNIPIVINNSGNQQKLPKYSTEADDDE, encoded by the coding sequence ATGGAGAATTCTAGCTTTAATAAGAATAGGTATGTATTTGCTTCTATGCCAGTGATGTCATTAATTGGAGATTCAGTGGATGAAAGCAAAAGCAGACAAATAGCCTTATTTTTAAATGAATTAAATATGTATAATGTATTGCTTAAGGATCTGATTAATTTCCCTTTAAAAGAAAGGGAAAGAAATGTTGCTTTAAACATAGCTTTCTATATAACTAATGATGAGGAACTGCTCGAAGTGGTAGCTAGAAAAAAGGAATTACCTATATCAAAGGTTAGTAAAGCGACAAGAATTAAAGCTGATTATTTGGAGAAATGCAAGGATTATATCATAGCATATTACATAATTTTAGTTAACCCCAATTATAAGTGTATACAGGATTCTCTTAATATAAAGTTAAAAGAAGATGATAAAATAATAAGCATTTCGGGGAAAAATAAAAATCTACATAAGGGATTAGTAATTAAATTATTTAAAAGAAGTGCATATATACTAACTTCTAAAGGAGAATTCATTAAAATAAAACCTGATGGTGAAGTGAAAATTGGAGAAGTATGTGAAGGTAAAGAGAAAAAACTTTTAGGAGATTTTAAGATACATATTTCTATTTTATTAGTTATACTTATAATGATTGCAAGCGGTATAATTGTTGAATATAGAAGAACTCAAAGTATAATTGTAATTGAAACGACTTCTAGGATAAAAATAAGTATCAATAAGTCAAATAAAGTTATATATGCATATTCGGACACGGACAAAGGAAAAGAACTTATTGAAAGTACTAACATTCTAAATGACGGAGTAGATGATGCTATAGCTAAGATGTTAGAGTATGCGTCAGATAATAATATGATAGATTCAAGTAAGAAAGTTTTGATAACCATTAGTGGACAACCAATAAAATATGGGTTACTTTCAGAGACTGATAAAGTTATATCTAAAGATAATATACCTATAGTTATAAATAATTCAGGTAATCAACAAAAATTACCTAAATATTCAACCGAAGCTGACGATGATGAATAA
- a CDS encoding polysaccharide deacetylase family protein codes for MSKRIIPYITKPLSKNVFKITKVLISCLILFLVLCTYLTYSNISYKKALINKSNFINHSEADANINEHANYNNSEITKNQTMNSFDKVDLVNDNRGVPVLYYHSVRESADNEVIITPENLKAELQYIKDEGYTTLTMNELSDYLLHNSPIPKKSIVITFDDGYMDNYYNAFPILKALNMKATIFCITSNLDGSYYLSKEAITEMLNYGIDIESHTVNHIKLNELPYDKQLRELQESKKTLEEITGREVYAIAYPFGHFNDDSIKAAKAAGYKLGFTTNRGLSDRDDDPFKLDRIYISSNYDITTFKEILNGTKK; via the coding sequence ATGTCAAAAAGAATCATCCCATACATAACTAAACCTTTGTCCAAAAACGTTTTCAAGATAACAAAAGTATTAATTAGCTGCCTTATCTTATTTCTAGTACTTTGTACATATTTAACATATTCTAATATTTCTTATAAAAAAGCTCTAATTAATAAGAGTAATTTCATAAATCACTCAGAAGCTGATGCCAACATAAATGAGCATGCAAATTATAATAATAGTGAAATTACTAAAAATCAAACTATGAACTCTTTTGACAAAGTTGATTTGGTTAATGATAACAGGGGTGTTCCTGTACTATATTATCATTCTGTTCGTGAAAGTGCTGATAATGAAGTTATAATAACACCTGAAAATCTAAAAGCTGAACTCCAGTATATAAAAGATGAAGGCTATACAACCTTAACCATGAATGAACTTAGTGATTACTTGTTACATAATTCACCAATACCTAAAAAAAGTATAGTTATAACCTTTGATGATGGATATATGGATAACTATTATAATGCCTTTCCTATACTAAAAGCCCTAAATATGAAAGCAACTATATTCTGTATAACTTCTAATTTAGATGGCTCTTATTATCTATCAAAAGAAGCTATAACCGAAATGCTAAACTATGGCATAGACATAGAAAGTCATACTGTTAATCATATTAAATTAAATGAACTACCATATGATAAACAATTACGTGAATTGCAAGAATCTAAGAAAACATTGGAGGAGATAACCGGAAGAGAAGTATATGCTATTGCTTATCCATTTGGACATTTCAACGATGATAGCATAAAGGCTGCAAAAGCAGCTGGTTATAAATTAGGCTTTACCACTAATAGAGGTTTATCTGATAGAGATGATGATCCATTTAAGCTTGATAGAATTTACATTAGTTCTAATTATGATATTACTACATTTAAAGAAATTTTAAATGGAACAAAAAAATAA
- a CDS encoding DUF3298 and DUF4163 domain-containing protein, whose product MGILTNIAGIIVMGSMLYTTYPQQVFISSQVQSESKLEIGEKSIIKNLEYLKEDVKIPQLINGNDEKKISSINDKITSDIRPKVEEAEKTSEEYFGGIEKERPTFPYEIYSRYTITKDNNSIISLYDDYYEYLGGAHGMTTRSSYTIDRKQEKLLSLKELFTEGYNYKDTINKEIKTEINKHPDNYFDSGDSFKGISDNQSFYIEGDNLIIYYQLYDLAPYVFGFPEFKIPLKLFDKNFIYS is encoded by the coding sequence ATGGGTATCTTAACTAATATAGCGGGAATAATTGTAATGGGATCAATGTTATATACAACTTATCCACAACAAGTGTTTATAAGTTCTCAAGTGCAAAGTGAGAGTAAGCTTGAAATTGGTGAAAAATCTATAATTAAGAATTTGGAATATTTAAAAGAGGATGTAAAAATACCACAATTAATAAATGGAAATGATGAAAAGAAAATAAGCTCAATAAATGATAAAATAACCAGCGATATCAGGCCTAAGGTAGAGGAAGCTGAAAAGACTTCAGAGGAGTATTTTGGTGGAATAGAAAAAGAAAGGCCTACATTTCCATATGAAATATATTCAAGATATACAATAACTAAGGATAACAATTCAATTATTAGTCTATATGATGATTATTATGAATATTTAGGAGGAGCTCATGGAATGACAACAAGGAGCTCTTATACAATTGATAGAAAACAAGAAAAATTATTAAGCTTAAAGGAATTATTTACTGAAGGTTATAATTATAAAGATACAATAAATAAAGAAATAAAGACAGAGATAAATAAGCATCCTGATAATTATTTTGATTCAGGAGATTCGTTTAAGGGAATTAGTGATAATCAAAGTTTTTATATAGAAGGAGATAATCTCATAATTTATTATCAATTATATGATTTGGCACCATATGTATTTGGATTTCCTGAATTCAAAATTCCATTGAAATTATTTGATAAAAATTTTATTTATTCTTAA
- a CDS encoding methyl-accepting chemotaxis protein, which produces MNKKIRSIKVKIIMFLIPMLLMAFIVLSLLGYKFASDSLRESNLNIMSDVTNAAAKRANDQIEGEIKNLEVVASNPQISDANTPLKDKIEIIKPALKTIGQLQLVISNKDGHSIDTDGNEKEMKTSQSFMKSINGENFITNPYIDQATKKKVISYSVPIKDSGNNVIGVITSVKDCEDFSKLNEGTNFLKTGSSLIVDSNGNFIVAKDQSLVSENKNITNMTSDKGSLDQLNNIGKDMITGSKSGIGKYMYEGKSMYISYSAIGNTGLSIGVTVEEKDLLGALNNLGIVDTVITIIMILLISVIIVGVIIKMINRLLGAKTYVDSIAKGDFYTSIDKKYIKANDEISEICLSVDKAKKSVGGMIRSVRDNANIVRDGSLSLSEIAEKLSVLTEEISASIEEVSANTNKQNSDFQVITNKLSSFGEEINLAKDRIHLINKDVSVINDKSSKGTSNIKELNTGITNVNDTFQKFSISIEYIQGDMKNVNEITNIINGIAEQINLLAFNAAIEAASAGEAGRGFNVIASEVRKLSDKSKESAQNIYVIIRRLMDVINKLVEESKNMDSELERQKDIIYNTSSSFKEIAELVEEITPKVSEIENVFEGISYNKDSIVDTVYGLSEEIKDTSSSLEQVTDSSGELAQLAEEVNNRSDILLDKADDLGEKVRQFKIDEDEGHMKAVLNIEESNSDVEEHDSSIEEAHLENENSENALTLNEAEGDENYELPVEKEEIQETIREEAEIEEIKEIENLDLQLDETIIENEILEEEIINEKERQAQLLDESDNKEDNNISAEKDIDLYTYAEQENETHIKKEEFQEDYEEDDMREEDVV; this is translated from the coding sequence ATGAATAAAAAAATTAGAAGCATAAAGGTTAAAATTATAATGTTTTTAATACCTATGTTACTTATGGCATTTATAGTATTATCTCTGTTAGGGTACAAATTTGCAAGTGACTCCTTAAGGGAAAGTAACCTTAATATAATGTCAGATGTTACGAATGCTGCTGCAAAAAGAGCAAATGATCAAATAGAAGGTGAGATTAAAAATCTTGAAGTTGTTGCAAGTAATCCTCAAATTAGTGATGCAAATACACCTTTAAAGGATAAGATAGAAATTATAAAACCGGCGTTAAAGACAATTGGACAATTACAACTGGTTATAAGTAATAAAGATGGCCATTCAATAGACACAGATGGAAATGAAAAAGAGATGAAAACCTCTCAAAGCTTTATGAAATCAATAAATGGAGAGAACTTTATAACAAATCCATATATAGATCAAGCTACAAAGAAAAAGGTTATATCTTATTCAGTTCCTATTAAAGATTCTGGAAATAATGTAATTGGAGTTATAACCTCAGTAAAAGATTGTGAGGATTTTTCAAAATTAAATGAAGGAACAAACTTTTTAAAAACAGGAAGTTCTTTAATTGTAGATAGTAATGGAAATTTTATAGTTGCAAAAGATCAGAGCTTAGTAAGTGAAAATAAAAATATAACTAACATGACATCAGATAAAGGTTCATTAGATCAATTAAACAATATAGGTAAAGATATGATTACTGGAAGTAAATCTGGTATAGGAAAATATATGTACGAGGGCAAATCGATGTATATATCATACAGTGCAATTGGAAATACTGGTCTTTCTATTGGTGTTACTGTTGAGGAAAAGGATTTGTTAGGTGCATTAAATAACTTAGGAATTGTTGATACTGTTATAACAATAATTATGATATTGTTAATATCTGTAATAATTGTTGGAGTTATAATTAAAATGATAAATAGATTGTTAGGTGCTAAAACTTATGTAGATAGTATTGCAAAGGGAGATTTCTATACTTCAATTGATAAAAAATATATTAAGGCAAATGATGAAATAAGTGAAATATGTTTAAGCGTTGATAAAGCTAAAAAGTCTGTTGGAGGAATGATAAGATCTGTAAGAGATAATGCCAATATAGTTAGAGATGGGTCATTATCATTAAGTGAAATTGCAGAAAAATTATCTGTACTTACAGAAGAAATATCTGCTTCTATAGAGGAAGTTTCAGCAAATACTAATAAGCAAAACTCTGATTTTCAAGTGATAACAAATAAGTTATCAAGCTTTGGAGAAGAAATAAATTTAGCTAAAGATAGAATTCATTTAATTAATAAAGATGTTTCAGTAATAAATGATAAATCATCAAAAGGAACTAGTAATATAAAAGAATTAAATACTGGAATTACGAATGTTAATGATACTTTTCAAAAATTTTCAATTAGCATTGAATATATACAGGGTGATATGAAAAATGTTAATGAAATCACTAATATCATAAATGGGATTGCAGAGCAAATAAATCTCTTAGCATTTAATGCAGCTATTGAAGCCGCCAGTGCAGGAGAAGCGGGAAGAGGCTTTAATGTAATAGCATCAGAAGTCAGAAAGCTTTCCGACAAGAGTAAAGAATCGGCACAAAACATCTATGTAATAATAAGGAGACTTATGGATGTGATAAACAAGCTTGTGGAAGAATCTAAAAATATGGATAGTGAACTCGAAAGGCAAAAGGACATAATTTATAATACATCAAGTTCATTTAAGGAAATTGCAGAATTAGTTGAAGAGATTACACCTAAGGTTTCAGAAATAGAAAATGTTTTTGAAGGTATTAGCTATAATAAAGATTCAATTGTAGATACGGTATATGGTTTATCAGAAGAAATAAAGGATACATCAAGTTCATTAGAACAGGTAACTGACTCTTCAGGAGAGCTCGCACAACTTGCTGAAGAAGTAAATAACAGGTCAGATATTTTATTAGATAAAGCTGATGACCTTGGAGAAAAAGTAAGACAATTTAAGATTGATGAAGATGAAGGTCATATGAAAGCAGTTTTAAATATAGAAGAATCAAATTCAGATGTTGAAGAACATGATTCAAGTATTGAAGAAGCACATTTAGAAAATGAGAATTCCGAAAATGCATTAACATTAAATGAAGCTGAAGGCGATGAGAATTATGAATTACCAGTAGAAAAAGAAGAGATTCAAGAAACTATTAGGGAAGAAGCTGAGATAGAGGAAATAAAAGAGATTGAAAATTTAGATTTACAATTGGACGAGACAATTATAGAGAATGAAATATTAGAGGAAGAGATAATTAATGAGAAAGAAAGGCAAGCACAATTATTAGATGAATCTGATAATAAAGAAGATAATAATATATCAGCAGAGAAAGATATAGATTTATATACTTATGCAGAACAAGAGAATGAAACGCATATTAAGAAAGAAGAGTTCCAGGAAGATTATGAAGAAGATGACATGAGAGAAGAGGATGTTGTGTAA